In Nostoc sp. TCL26-01, one genomic interval encodes:
- a CDS encoding HNH endonuclease translates to MPKIERHILVKGKSSPDDPKLRDYWIKRQSTKTKSELIKSRQKIAQKQQYVCPVCGESLLNDEELHLHHKKPKSQGGGDNYSHLQLVHLYCHQQIHSGTICSL, encoded by the coding sequence GTGCCAAAAATTGAAAGGCACATTCTTGTTAAGGGTAAATCATCACCCGATGACCCCAAATTAAGGGACTACTGGATTAAACGGCAGTCAACTAAAACTAAATCCGAATTAATCAAAAGTAGACAGAAGATAGCCCAAAAGCAACAATATGTCTGTCCTGTCTGCGGGGAATCGCTATTAAATGATGAAGAGTTACATCTTCATCATAAAAAGCCAAAATCTCAGGGTGGTGGTGATAATTACAGCCACCTACAACTCGTACATTTGTACTGCCATCAGCAAATACATTCTGGAACCATCTGTAGTTTATGA